A window of the Bacteriovorax sp. PP10 genome harbors these coding sequences:
- the rph gene encoding ribonuclease PH encodes MSSFAHIIERNEPRNIKYTVNPNPYAKGSVIVECGNTKVYVTVTVEEGVPPFLKGKGEGWLTAEYSMLPSATHSRNRRERNGASGRTQEIQRLIGRALRSIVDMKKLGERTVQIDCDVIVADGGTRTTSISGAYVALSLAVKKLMADGLLKESPIIEQLAAISVGINTNGKAIADLNYEEDSTCETDMNVVMTRSGKFVEIQGTAEKNPFSHDQMMALMECAKNSLDVVFAKQSEVLA; translated from the coding sequence ATGTCATCTTTTGCCCACATTATTGAACGTAACGAACCACGAAATATTAAGTACACAGTAAATCCTAACCCTTATGCCAAAGGCTCAGTTATTGTCGAGTGCGGTAATACTAAAGTTTACGTTACAGTAACTGTAGAAGAAGGCGTTCCTCCATTCTTAAAAGGAAAGGGAGAAGGCTGGTTGACTGCTGAATACTCAATGCTTCCATCGGCAACTCACTCAAGAAATAGAAGAGAGAGAAATGGAGCAAGTGGTAGAACTCAAGAAATTCAAAGACTCATTGGTCGCGCATTAAGATCAATTGTTGATATGAAAAAATTAGGTGAGCGCACAGTTCAAATCGACTGCGATGTTATCGTTGCTGATGGTGGAACTCGTACAACTTCAATCTCTGGAGCTTACGTTGCTTTAAGCCTCGCTGTTAAAAAATTAATGGCCGATGGATTACTGAAAGAAAGCCCGATCATCGAACAACTTGCTGCTATCAGTGTTGGTATCAACACGAATGGAAAAGCGATTGCTGATTTAAATTACGAAGAAGACTCTACTTGTGAAACAGATATGAACGTCGTGATGACTCGCTCTGGGAAATTCGTAGAAATCCAGGGAACAGCAGAGAAAAATCCATTCTCACACGATCAAATGATGGCCCTTATGGAATGTGCAAAAAACTCTCTTGATGTAGTTTTTGCAAAACAATCTGAGGTTTTAGCTTAA
- a CDS encoding fumarylacetoacetate hydrolase family protein yields MAQKKIPGTDLNVQNIFCIGRNYVEHAKELNNPVPASPVVFTKPTSSICYDGENLIIPAQSQRVDHEVEIVVVIGKTGKNIPESSAVDYISHIGIGLDFTARDLQDKAKEKSLPWSIAKGFDTFAAISSFVPFKGDAETLKNLTFQLEVNGEIRQKGDAKNMIFPIPTIVSYLSSIFTLTEGDLIFTGTPEGVGIVKAGEILKATLTNGPTLSLGVQNA; encoded by the coding sequence ATGGCACAAAAAAAGATTCCAGGAACAGATTTAAACGTTCAAAACATTTTTTGTATTGGAAGAAATTACGTCGAACACGCTAAGGAATTAAATAATCCGGTTCCAGCGTCTCCTGTTGTTTTTACAAAACCTACATCATCAATTTGTTACGATGGTGAAAATCTTATTATTCCTGCTCAGTCTCAAAGAGTGGATCATGAAGTAGAAATTGTTGTTGTAATAGGTAAAACTGGAAAAAATATTCCAGAATCCAGTGCCGTTGATTATATTTCTCATATCGGAATTGGCCTGGATTTCACTGCTCGTGATCTTCAGGACAAAGCAAAAGAGAAGTCACTTCCATGGAGTATCGCCAAGGGATTTGATACTTTTGCGGCCATCAGCTCTTTTGTTCCTTTCAAGGGTGACGCGGAAACGTTAAAGAATCTCACTTTCCAGTTGGAAGTAAATGGCGAAATCAGACAAAAAGGTGATGCAAAGAACATGATCTTTCCTATACCTACGATCGTGTCATATCTGTCTTCAATTTTCACTCTCACAGAGGGAGATTTGATTTTTACCGGAACTCCTGAGGGGGTAGGGATAGTCAAAGCTGGTGAAATTTTAAAGGCGACTTTAACAAATGGGCCAACGCTTTCGCTGGGTGTCCAAAACGCTTAA
- a CDS encoding biotin--[acetyl-CoA-carboxylase] ligase, with amino-acid sequence MYHTHFSTIHSTQIYLRDNLVELKTHDDEILITTSEQTLGIGRKGSQWDSYANSLAMSFTMKPNPVPTLTPIEIGVLAIEFLKSEYNISIKLKWPNDLLTTEGKKCGGIIAQYINTETVIAGLGLNLGSLPVTDAPAHYKHGLGNVSDAISLQASDQKDIPAKLYQFILKHRISDTADLQARFYNACIHIEKMVNVDDDGDDYTGKFMGIGKNGEALVEIDNEVRSFLASSLKILN; translated from the coding sequence ATGTACCATACGCATTTTAGTACCATTCACTCTACTCAAATTTATCTTCGCGATAATTTGGTTGAATTAAAGACTCATGATGATGAAATCCTGATTACAACATCTGAACAAACACTTGGTATTGGAAGAAAAGGCAGTCAATGGGATTCATACGCAAATAGTTTAGCGATGAGTTTCACGATGAAGCCCAATCCTGTTCCCACTCTTACTCCGATTGAAATTGGAGTTCTTGCAATTGAATTTTTAAAATCTGAATACAACATTTCTATTAAACTGAAATGGCCTAATGATTTATTAACAACTGAAGGTAAAAAATGTGGTGGGATAATCGCTCAATACATTAATACTGAAACTGTTATTGCAGGACTTGGACTTAATCTGGGAAGCCTTCCAGTCACCGATGCTCCGGCCCACTACAAACATGGTCTGGGAAATGTTTCCGATGCAATTTCATTACAGGCCTCTGATCAAAAAGATATTCCTGCGAAACTTTATCAATTCATTTTAAAACATCGTATTTCTGATACAGCTGACCTGCAAGCTCGCTTTTACAATGCCTGCATTCACATTGAAAAAATGGTGAATGTTGATGATGACGGTGATGATTACACTGGAAAATTCATGGGGATTGGAAAAAATGGCGAAGCCCTTGTCGAAATCGACAATGAAGTCAGATCATTTCTCGCAAGCTCGCTTAAAATTTTAAATTAG
- a CDS encoding IPT/TIG domain-containing protein, translating into MMISAQKIVYSLFIFVCLQSCIPVSQITIPSLRNKSAIAVTKIFPEYVNANGGDSINITGTELNDVQSITINDQTCSNLNHISNNEITCTPPSNGGIAALADVNLIGKKASLTAKDALTYSLVLGQPDSKSGDLYRSRTFSQPTFVKVMGGKFFVSDFSYNRVLIWNTIPTSPYTSPDIILGQPTEFTTAINYPTLSKSSLNNARSVWSDGVKLVISDTFNNRVLIWNTFPTTNAQPADLVLGQPDFASNAINNGPNTPACGNVVGTNACSLNKPSQVHFVEDKFIVLDQENSRLLIWNGWPTSNQQPADSVVGQPNFVSSTANNGPLSAGCGAAGRNACSFSKPLYFTYSGGKLLMSDAGNNRVLIFNSIPLTHGTPANIVLGQASFTTASTSGPATVPCGGVAGVNSCSFNTPLDIDTDGTNLFVADYTNHRILGWSSFPTTNQTPADIVLGQDSFTAKLVHKGARYPSNSSLNLPQSVQLYNNKLWVADRYNSRVLRFSSLSSFSTADLILGHKTFSETMPGKFGSASNDLFRTSEAFYDGTYTVIVDRYNNRVLLETGLPTTLDDDSHRITLGQPDSVVGLPNNGPNTAPCGGVIGANACSLSSPMGAIRVGNKIAVADFSNNRVLIWNSIPAYNQQPADIVLGQPNFTSNTPNNGPNTALCGSSLGINKCSLFEPIGLASDGTNLIVTDFSNQRVLIWNSFPSTNQAPADVVLGQPDFISNTSNNGPNTATCDNVAGINRCSLYMPFFVKIHLGKLIIADQFNNRVLIWNSIPSVNQAPADVVIGHNDFTSGSASALNLARGVCVTDSGRLIVSDTGNSRLLVFNQIPISNNPSPDVIIGQDSLTGILAYSGKNANAGNFNLPYGVSCFEESVFISDYQSSRTLFFPIKISP; encoded by the coding sequence ATGATGATTTCCGCTCAAAAAATAGTTTATAGTCTTTTTATTTTTGTCTGCTTACAGTCATGCATCCCCGTATCACAAATCACCATTCCTTCTCTGAGAAATAAATCAGCGATAGCAGTCACTAAAATATTCCCTGAGTATGTAAATGCGAATGGCGGAGACTCGATTAATATTACTGGAACAGAACTCAATGATGTTCAATCTATAACAATCAATGATCAGACCTGCTCAAATCTGAATCATATTTCTAACAATGAAATCACATGCACACCTCCTTCCAACGGCGGAATAGCTGCGCTGGCCGATGTAAATTTAATTGGAAAAAAAGCAAGCTTAACTGCCAAAGACGCTCTTACATATTCTTTGGTTTTAGGACAACCCGACTCAAAAAGCGGAGACCTGTATCGCTCACGAACATTCTCTCAACCTACATTTGTTAAAGTTATGGGAGGAAAATTTTTCGTCAGTGATTTTTCCTATAATAGGGTTCTCATCTGGAATACTATCCCTACTTCTCCCTATACTTCTCCTGATATCATCTTAGGTCAGCCAACTGAATTTACAACGGCCATTAATTATCCAACTCTTTCAAAATCATCCCTTAATAATGCAAGAAGCGTTTGGTCTGATGGAGTAAAACTTGTTATCAGTGATACTTTCAACAACCGCGTCTTAATTTGGAATACGTTTCCAACAACTAACGCTCAACCTGCAGACTTAGTCTTAGGTCAGCCTGATTTTGCATCCAATGCTATTAATAATGGCCCCAATACTCCTGCTTGTGGAAATGTCGTTGGTACCAATGCATGTTCATTGAACAAACCTTCTCAAGTCCATTTCGTCGAAGATAAATTTATAGTTTTAGATCAAGAAAATAGTCGTCTACTTATTTGGAATGGATGGCCGACTTCTAATCAACAACCGGCCGATAGTGTTGTTGGTCAGCCAAATTTTGTAAGCTCTACTGCTAACAATGGGCCATTAAGTGCTGGTTGTGGAGCCGCGGGAAGAAATGCTTGTTCATTCTCCAAGCCTCTATATTTTACATATTCTGGTGGAAAACTACTCATGTCCGATGCCGGAAACAATCGTGTTTTAATCTTTAACAGTATCCCACTTACTCATGGAACTCCTGCTAATATTGTTTTAGGACAGGCCAGTTTTACAACTGCATCTACTTCAGGCCCGGCAACAGTCCCTTGTGGTGGAGTTGCTGGAGTCAATTCTTGCTCTTTCAATACACCTTTAGATATTGATACAGATGGTACAAATTTATTTGTCGCCGATTATACAAATCACCGTATCTTAGGTTGGAGTTCATTTCCAACAACTAATCAAACACCAGCGGATATCGTCCTAGGACAAGATTCTTTTACTGCTAAACTTGTTCACAAAGGTGCAAGATATCCATCAAACTCATCGTTAAATTTGCCTCAATCTGTTCAACTCTATAATAATAAATTATGGGTAGCTGATCGTTACAACAGCAGAGTTTTAAGATTTAGCTCTCTCTCAAGCTTTTCAACTGCTGATTTAATCTTAGGCCATAAAACATTTTCAGAAACAATGCCCGGTAAATTTGGTTCGGCATCCAATGATCTCTTTAGGACATCAGAAGCTTTTTACGATGGAACTTACACTGTAATCGTCGATCGATACAATAATCGCGTTCTCCTTGAAACAGGACTCCCGACTACACTCGATGATGACTCTCACAGAATTACACTAGGTCAACCTGACTCAGTTGTTGGTCTGCCCAACAATGGACCTAACACTGCTCCTTGTGGAGGAGTCATAGGAGCCAACGCTTGTAGTTTAAGTTCACCAATGGGTGCAATCCGAGTTGGTAACAAGATAGCAGTTGCAGATTTTTCAAATAATCGAGTACTCATCTGGAATTCTATTCCTGCTTATAATCAGCAGCCAGCGGATATTGTTTTAGGGCAACCTAACTTCACATCTAATACCCCTAACAATGGGCCTAACACCGCTCTATGTGGAAGTAGTTTAGGAATTAATAAATGTAGTCTCTTTGAACCGATAGGGCTGGCATCAGATGGAACAAATCTAATTGTCACTGACTTTTCAAACCAACGAGTTCTTATTTGGAATTCATTCCCATCGACGAATCAAGCTCCTGCCGATGTTGTTTTAGGGCAGCCTGATTTTATTTCAAATACATCTAACAATGGGCCAAACACTGCAACATGTGACAACGTCGCGGGAATAAATCGTTGTTCATTGTATATGCCCTTTTTTGTTAAGATACACTTGGGGAAATTGATTATTGCAGATCAATTTAATAATCGCGTTTTAATCTGGAACTCAATTCCTTCTGTGAATCAGGCCCCTGCCGATGTAGTTATTGGTCATAATGATTTTACTAGTGGATCAGCTTCTGCTTTAAACCTGGCCCGAGGAGTTTGTGTCACAGACTCAGGAAGATTAATCGTTAGCGATACTGGAAATAGTAGGCTACTGGTTTTTAATCAAATACCTATATCAAATAATCCAAGTCCCGATGTAATTATCGGGCAAGATAGTTTAACGGGAATTCTTGCTTACTCTGGAAAAAATGCGAATGCTGGAAATTTTAATCTGCCTTATGGCGTAAGTTGTTTTGAAGAAAGTGTTTTCATTTCAGACTATCAAAGTTCACGAACATTATTTTTTCCAATTAAGATTTCGCCTTAA
- a CDS encoding non-canonical purine NTP pyrophosphatase has product MIELTLASSNAHKAEEFSELFDPKLISVKPAPSKIDVVEDGETYFENALLKAKAYYDKFKVPVIADDSGLNVAALPDELGLHSARFGGDGLTDRDRAELLLKKLDGVANREAYFSCVLCVYFNDKEIFYFEGRMAGVVGYTYRGSTGFGYDPVFIPTEKMEEGLTVAELHEWKQKNSHRSVAVGFAQKFLGQRI; this is encoded by the coding sequence ATGATTGAATTAACCTTAGCTTCAAGTAATGCACACAAGGCCGAAGAGTTTTCTGAACTCTTCGATCCAAAATTAATTAGCGTGAAACCTGCTCCATCGAAAATCGATGTCGTAGAAGACGGTGAAACATATTTTGAAAACGCACTCCTTAAAGCAAAAGCTTATTACGATAAATTTAAAGTCCCGGTCATCGCTGATGATTCGGGATTAAATGTAGCTGCTCTTCCAGACGAATTAGGACTTCATTCAGCTCGCTTTGGTGGAGATGGTTTAACAGATCGCGACCGCGCTGAACTGCTTTTAAAGAAGCTCGATGGCGTCGCTAATCGCGAAGCTTACTTCAGCTGCGTTTTATGCGTGTACTTTAACGACAAAGAAATTTTCTATTTCGAAGGCCGCATGGCCGGCGTGGTTGGTTATACGTATCGCGGCTCAACAGGTTTTGGTTATGACCCGGTTTTCATCCCTACTGAAAAGATGGAAGAAGGGCTTACTGTCGCGGAACTACATGAATGGAAGCAAAAGAATTCACATAGATCAGTGGCCGTAGGTTTTGCTCAAAAATTCCTGGGTCAAAGAATTTAG
- the smc gene encoding chromosome segregation protein SMC: protein MKLKRLILQGFKSFKDRTVIHFDEGITGIVGPNGCGKSNVVDALFWVMGEQSAKHLRGSTMKDVIFAGSSKYTPASWAEVSLVLENDEGKHIHIGNQVSSPSEIQLTRKLYRNGETEYRINDIPCRLRDIQEVFMDTGAGAKSYSIIAQGEINRLVQAKPEERRVMIEEVAGITKFKVRKKESLKKIEATEQNLARLNDLQQEIEKNLKALEKQAEKAERARDLKEKVQRYDLVVHSHKEFDLLKNYKEGKAIVDERSEEIDSMAARKSVIEIGLEEERFRKDEETEKINELQKEYNIISKELAAAEERLVYLCKTQSEKEKLIETREKEIDGINHELVGRLEKLANLTTELHTWEKKGEEDNDFSLLEEKVEHLKEEMEFKVQSFNDLKDEIDSEKDAYNKIDQELFRNTSRLEEYSNQLQDLTKEIEALEAQYSGVNTQIVAERDAVAVAEKSASELKEKELALRETIDAANITVRELEVNYAAKSKTLIQTDSKLQSLVEINRSLEGKKDGISAFLKDHAEGFSLLGTLIKCDEKYTKAVQSLLSEFLETLVATADADSDLFTWIESNSKNLDYLKMVNSEKLSSETVSRLKISLGDSLVSLSEVLELEPSLKNKMSSFLDGYFIAESVPTEVMESLSADIRFKAIADINGTRKLANIGGAKLVSIQTATDEAQGFIARNNQIEELKIIVATLQTEVSELETKSVTEREALEAKKGEFDTLRDQAAEARAQYSAKKSSIDAKLASFESGFTRLEILKNRKNEISKSRLDMIESEETLSKKKEDMSSELEDKMARFDELQEEVEIQKSSFEEERSALLTKQVEARSFESTLKSLNSQIDDLNGQIERLNQRLESSNGLVATYNTEIDQIISELEQLEASNKETSTTLSDKEDVLNLIKDSLGQLLLSMKDREDEVKDINTKMNKNQKEITEYEVRLSQYIIEEEQNVRNIFEKYQIDLRHVLGNFLSYEENDYQELKDISSMFWMETEEGLKEIDRKDFDFSRRYGQDLKECGEKLKNYKQEFGRLGDINWQAIEDYDRQKLRADFLKIQETELKSSLEDLQKAIAHIDEKSKARFQAAYDEVNVRFQKVFPIIFGGGSADLKIVGDINDAECGIDIVAQPPGKKMQNINLMSGGEKAMTAVSLIFSIFLVKPSPFCLLDEVDAPLDDANVGRFNELLREMSSDSQFILITHNKKTMELNDTLYGVTMQEPGVSKAVSVQLH from the coding sequence GTGAAGTTAAAGAGACTAATTCTCCAAGGTTTTAAATCATTTAAAGACCGTACGGTCATTCATTTCGATGAAGGTATTACAGGTATCGTTGGTCCCAACGGTTGCGGTAAGTCTAACGTCGTAGATGCATTGTTCTGGGTCATGGGTGAGCAGTCTGCAAAACACTTACGTGGTTCAACCATGAAAGATGTTATCTTTGCAGGATCATCAAAATACACTCCAGCATCATGGGCAGAAGTTTCTCTCGTTTTAGAAAACGATGAAGGGAAACATATTCACATTGGTAATCAAGTTTCTTCTCCATCTGAAATTCAGTTAACGAGAAAGCTTTATAGAAATGGTGAAACTGAATACAGAATCAACGATATTCCATGTCGTCTTCGCGATATTCAAGAAGTATTCATGGATACTGGTGCCGGTGCGAAGTCGTACTCGATTATCGCTCAGGGAGAGATCAACAGACTTGTTCAGGCAAAACCTGAAGAACGTCGTGTAATGATCGAAGAAGTTGCTGGGATTACAAAATTCAAAGTAAGAAAAAAAGAATCACTTAAAAAAATCGAAGCGACTGAGCAAAACTTAGCTCGTCTAAACGATCTTCAACAAGAAATTGAAAAGAACCTTAAGGCCCTTGAGAAACAAGCTGAAAAAGCTGAGCGCGCTCGCGACCTTAAAGAAAAAGTTCAACGTTACGATCTTGTTGTTCATTCACATAAAGAATTCGACCTTCTTAAAAATTACAAAGAAGGAAAAGCAATCGTTGATGAGCGTTCAGAAGAAATCGACTCAATGGCAGCTAGAAAGTCTGTTATCGAAATCGGTCTTGAAGAAGAGCGTTTCAGAAAAGATGAAGAAACTGAAAAAATCAATGAACTACAAAAAGAATACAACATCATTTCTAAAGAGCTAGCAGCTGCTGAAGAAAGATTGGTTTACCTATGTAAAACTCAATCTGAAAAAGAAAAGCTAATCGAAACTCGTGAAAAAGAAATTGATGGAATCAACCACGAGCTTGTAGGCCGTCTTGAAAAACTTGCTAACCTTACGACTGAGTTACACACTTGGGAGAAAAAAGGTGAAGAAGACAATGACTTCTCTCTACTTGAAGAAAAAGTTGAACACCTAAAAGAAGAAATGGAATTTAAGGTTCAAAGTTTTAATGACCTTAAAGACGAAATCGATTCTGAAAAAGACGCCTACAATAAAATTGATCAGGAACTTTTCAGAAACACATCTCGTCTTGAAGAATACTCAAATCAACTTCAGGATTTAACAAAAGAAATTGAAGCTCTTGAAGCTCAATACTCTGGAGTTAACACTCAGATCGTTGCTGAGAGAGACGCTGTTGCTGTTGCTGAGAAATCGGCATCAGAATTAAAAGAAAAAGAATTAGCACTTCGTGAGACTATCGATGCAGCTAACATTACTGTTCGTGAACTTGAAGTGAACTATGCAGCTAAGTCTAAAACTTTAATCCAAACAGATTCAAAGCTTCAGTCTCTAGTTGAAATCAACCGTTCACTTGAAGGTAAGAAAGATGGTATCTCTGCATTCCTAAAAGATCATGCAGAAGGATTCTCTCTTCTTGGAACACTTATTAAGTGTGACGAAAAATACACGAAAGCAGTTCAATCACTTCTTTCTGAATTCCTTGAAACTTTAGTTGCTACAGCTGATGCTGATAGTGATCTGTTTACATGGATTGAATCAAACTCAAAAAATCTTGATTACCTGAAAATGGTAAACTCAGAAAAATTATCTAGTGAAACAGTATCACGTTTAAAAATCTCTCTTGGAGACTCTCTGGTTTCTCTAAGTGAAGTTCTTGAACTTGAGCCATCACTAAAAAATAAAATGTCATCTTTCCTTGATGGATACTTTATTGCTGAATCAGTACCAACTGAAGTAATGGAGTCTTTATCTGCTGATATCCGCTTCAAAGCGATTGCAGATATCAATGGAACAAGAAAGCTTGCTAACATCGGTGGAGCTAAGCTTGTATCGATTCAAACAGCTACTGATGAAGCTCAAGGCTTCATTGCTAGAAACAATCAAATCGAAGAACTTAAAATCATCGTAGCAACTCTTCAGACTGAAGTTTCAGAACTTGAAACTAAATCAGTTACTGAAAGAGAAGCTCTTGAAGCTAAAAAAGGAGAGTTTGATACTCTTCGCGATCAGGCCGCTGAAGCTCGCGCTCAATACTCAGCTAAGAAATCATCTATTGATGCAAAATTAGCGAGCTTTGAATCAGGTTTCACACGTCTTGAAATCTTAAAAAATAGAAAGAACGAAATCTCAAAATCTCGTCTTGATATGATCGAGTCTGAAGAGACTTTATCTAAAAAGAAAGAAGACATGTCTTCTGAACTTGAAGATAAGATGGCGCGCTTTGATGAACTTCAAGAAGAAGTAGAAATCCAAAAATCTTCTTTTGAAGAAGAAAGATCAGCACTTCTAACGAAACAAGTTGAAGCAAGATCATTCGAATCAACACTTAAGAGCTTAAACTCTCAGATCGACGACTTAAACGGTCAGATCGAGCGTTTAAATCAACGTCTTGAATCAAGCAATGGTTTAGTTGCAACTTACAATACAGAAATCGATCAAATCATCTCTGAGCTTGAGCAGCTTGAAGCTTCTAACAAAGAAACTTCAACAACTCTAAGTGATAAAGAAGATGTTCTTAACTTAATCAAGGACAGCCTTGGTCAGCTTCTTCTTTCGATGAAAGACAGAGAAGATGAAGTTAAAGACATCAACACGAAGATGAACAAGAACCAAAAAGAAATTACTGAATACGAAGTACGTCTTTCTCAATACATTATTGAAGAAGAGCAAAACGTTCGTAACATTTTTGAAAAATACCAGATTGATCTTCGTCACGTACTTGGTAACTTCCTTTCTTATGAAGAAAATGACTACCAGGAACTTAAAGACATCAGTTCAATGTTCTGGATGGAAACTGAAGAAGGCCTTAAAGAAATCGACCGTAAAGACTTCGACTTCAGCCGTCGTTACGGACAAGATCTTAAAGAATGTGGTGAGAAACTTAAAAACTACAAACAAGAATTTGGCCGCTTAGGGGATATTAACTGGCAAGCAATTGAAGATTACGATCGTCAAAAGCTTCGTGCAGACTTCCTTAAAATTCAGGAAACTGAACTTAAGTCTTCTCTTGAAGACCTACAAAAAGCGATCGCACACATTGATGAAAAATCTAAAGCACGCTTCCAGGCAGCTTACGATGAAGTTAACGTTCGCTTCCAAAAAGTATTCCCGATTATTTTCGGTGGTGGATCTGCAGACCTTAAGATTGTTGGAGATATCAACGACGCTGAATGCGGTATTGATATCGTTGCTCAACCTCCTGGTAAGAAAATGCAGAACATTAACCTTATGTCAGGTGGTGAAAAGGCCATGACTGCCGTAAGTTTAATTTTCTCAATCTTCCTGGTTAAGCCATCTCCTTTCTGTCTTCTGGATGAGGTTGATGCTCCTCTTGATGATGCTAACGTTGGACGTTTCAACGAGCTTCTAAGAGAAATGAGTAGTGACTCTCAGTTCATTCTGATCACTCACAATAAGAAGACTATGGAACTTAACGACACTCTTTACGGGGTGACGATGCAAGAGCCAGGGGTTTCTAAAGCTGTTTCAGTACAACTTCACTAA